One stretch of Pomacea canaliculata isolate SZHN2017 linkage group LG11, ASM307304v1, whole genome shotgun sequence DNA includes these proteins:
- the LOC112575043 gene encoding uncharacterized protein LOC112575043 isoform X5 — protein sequence MALESQEGAYSCHISGARSLHYDLCTVTPEKTMTSTCQIPSVEEAEPTTLTCRFIVDVNMTKRNFAVVHYSNTDRKAAEIANCTWLGAHLDCTTADGYHFNNTAMDHVVIRVPQASHNHSGTYVCHIMGVVDSSFEPCEFIIMPATTSSCNISSVQTMEAMTLTCTFNVDINMTRRNFAVVHRGVEDGKGADVLNCTWMNEQLNCTTAPGYKFNKIVTNHFSMKIPQISKENRGIYACHVLGARSNGSETCKFISSSEGYTDKFFLNWFIIAAGAIAMCLLLSLIPVIVILRKKNTSRINERNTLHNDPTDTFELHIRSHEEEGAVNERTPMLQDGDGGRDQETCGSPVDEYTNQNASQEQDVLSSQSLMQSVDGVMNHQTSPQSGSLDEDTQSNRDITGNNNTQDGRHSPVQTDAHEEEGNQTSLQSGSLGTQPPANEDCTTSLNKGAREKIMLVTSQKKKKGRRKENATTDESSLPFSDTDAALVASKLTKIKKNPENKEIKFLHKSWLQWVEATFPDLDSRAYFLPPVYFNRVPMAVLSIVGQDVLMLQSKTPTAAAAAVAAVAQMSFRVQDSDVRDDAARQRVLFCLQEMFKLSREGLFAISQLRFEDYLSDPPYAAKAAQIPLPHKKGVFGILLVHQHYGVVVCEVKSLGLNFSYNDINNQIKKKLQQCVSQLDKAEAMLSHLVSDIAPGLRITKTIAFPNLTTQQVQQAILNDDKLNQELSTCLRTTDRNNVAGLFLTSDQLSNSTTPWDVSSDVMKKLENWWQHRVTADGHDSHMSSDIYKKLMTRFCGPATNVTVQYTSSIRHCVKTLGQAVWWTGERNTAAITLFPEQVQLLSERSSRLFVAGPPGTGKTVVLQLKGVEWLQCGDVYIVSTWVSSRAACTLLHDQLLKHASSDSKVILKQYNFKSGTDVENAVKELSEATDRKPLMVIADEVGPDGSGFKTFCEQLQDKLPHLHLWAASCYHGYSPQGWPVEYLTKSLRCPPAVVREVKQASEIERGNVLGYSERCVPDHTDGPPVKRLYHRGQGHSGDLPVDCGKCGEEVASFLHSLQVGVVQTTSNTTAIFSSGSAAPLALKWSDVLVLYHDAVSENAGVVTALRSSGIPVQVKRMMKDDDIKDLALAHRDVVWVLGGYHVHGLERKVVVCLDPEASCDNPTMDVGFRLHYMSRCTSQLVIVSSGD from the exons ATGGCCTTGGAGAGTCAAGAAGGGGCGTACAGCTGTCACATTTCGGGTGCTCGGTCTCTGCATTATGACCTCTGCACCGTCACACCTGAGAAAA cAATGACCTCAACTTGCCAGATCCCAAGTGTTGAAGAGGCCGAGCCTACAACACTGACATGTAGATTCATTGTTGATGTAAACATGACTAAAAGGAACTTCGCAGTGGTCCATTATAGTAATACAGACAGAAAAG ctgcagaaatcgcaaattgcACCTGGCTAGGTGCTCATCTGGACTGTACCACAGCTGACGGATACCATTTTAACAACACTGCTATGGATCATGTTGTCATTAGAGTACCACAGGCATCACACAATCACAGTGGGACGTATGTTTGTCACATAATGGGTGTTGTTGACAGCAGTTTTGAGCCGTGTGAATTTATCATCATGCCAG CAACAACCTCTTCTTGCAATATTTCAAGTGTCCAAACTATGGAAGCAATGACACTGACATGTACATTTAATGTTGATATCAACATGACAAGAAGGAACTTTGCTGTGGTCCATCGTGGTGTTGAAGATGGCAAAG GGGCTGACGTACTAAACTGCACCTGGATGAATGAACAGCTGAATTGTACCACAGCCCCAGGATACAAGTtcaacaaaatagtaacaaatcACTTCAGCATGAAAATACCACAAATTTCCAAAGAAAACAGGGGAATATATGCTTGCCATGTTCTGGGTGCTAGAAGCAATGGATCTGAAACatgcaaatttatttcttcatctgaAGGATATACAG ATAAATTCTTCCTAAATTGGTTTATAATAGCTGCTGGTGCCATCGCCATGTGCCTCCTTCTGAGTCTGATCCCTGTAATTGTTATCCTGAGAAAGAAGAATACTTCGCGTATAAATGAAAG aaacACGTTGCACAATGATCCTACTGACACCTTTGAACTTCATATCAG ATCACACGAGGAAGAAGGAGCTGTCAATGAAAGAACTCCAATGTTGCAAGATGGAGATGGTGGAAGGGATCAAGAAACTTGTGGAAGTCCTGTTGATGAGTACACCAATCAAAACGCGTCCCAAGAACAAGACGTTCTTAGTAGTCAGTCGTTAATGCAGTCAGTAGATGGAGTAATGAATCATCAGACATCTCCACAAAGTGGCTCTCTTGATGAGGACACGCAATCAAATAGAGATATAACaggaaataataatacacaAGACGGTAGACACTCACCAGTTCAGACAGATGCACATGAAGAAGAAGGGAATCAGACATCTCTACAAAGTGGCTCTCTTGGCACGCAACCACCAGCTAATGAAGACTGTACGACATCTTTAAATAAAGGAGCTCGTGAGAAAATAATGTTAGTGACTTCACAAAAGAAG AAAAAAGGACGCCGAAAGGAAAATGCCACAACCGATGAATCTTCGTTGCCTTTCTCAGATACAGACGCTGCTCTTGTTGCTTCGAAAC TTACCAAGATCAAGAAGAATCCTGAAAACAAG GAAATCAAATTTCTCCACAAAtcctggctccagtgggttgaggccacgttccctgatctcgattctcgcgcctacttcctgcctcctgtctacttcaaccgcgtgcccatggcCGTACTGTCCATTGTTGGTCAAGATGTACTGATGCTTCAGTCAAAAACTCCtactgcagctgctgctgcagttgctgctgttgctcaGATGTCGTTTCGCGTTCAGGACAGTGACGTAAGAGACGATGCAGCCAGGCAGCGGGTGCTTTTCTGTttgcaagaaatgtttaaattgagCAGAGAAGGTTTGTTTGCAATAAGTCAGCTTCGTTTCGAAGATTACCTAAGTGACCCTCCTTACGCTGCCAAGGCTGCCCAGATACCTTTACCGCACAAAAAGGGAGTCTTTGGCATTCTTCTAGTCCATCAACATTACGGCGTCGTTGTCTGCGAAGTGAAATCGTTGGGCCTTAATTTCTCTTACAATGACATAAACAATCAGATCAAGAAAAAACTTCAACAGTgtgtgtcacagctggacaaggcggaggccatgttgtctcacctggtgtccgacatcgctcccggtctgcgcatcactaagaccatcgctttccccaacctcacgactcAGCAGGTGCAACAGGCCATACTTAACGACGACAAGCTGAATCAG GAACTGAGTACATGTCTGAGAACAACAGATCGCAACAATGTCGCTGGCCTTTTCCTCACATCTGATCAGTTGTCTAATTCCACGACACCGTGGGATGTCAGTAGCGACGTGATGAAGAAACTTGAGAACTGGTGGCAGCATCGTGTAACGGCTGATGGACATGACAGTCACATGTCCAGTGACATTTACAAGAAACTGATGACCAG ATTCTGTGGTCCAGCCACTAACGTGACAGTACAATATACATCTAGTATTCGCCActgtgtcaagaccctgggtcaggccgtatGGTGGACAGGAGAGCGCAATACTGCTGCAATAAccctcttcccggagcaagttcagcTGCTTAGCGAAAGATCTTCAAGACTCTTTGTGGCAGGGCCACCTGGTACAGGTAAAACCGTGGTCCTGCAGCTGAAGGGTGTGGAATGGTTGCAATGCGGTGACGTGTACATTGTGAGTACGTGGGTGAGTAGCCGTGCTGCGTGTACTTTGCTGCACGATCAACTGCTGAAGCATGCTTCTTCAGACTCTAAAGTCATCCTCAAGCAGTATAACTTTAAATCTGGAACAGACGTGGAGAATGCAGTAAAAGAACTGTCAGAGGCGACAGATCGAAAACCCCTGAtggtcatcgctgatgaagttgGACCTGATGG GTCAGGGTTTAAGACTTTTTGTGAACAGCTACAGGATAAACTTCCCCATCTTCATCTCTGGGCAGCAAGTTGTTATCACGGATACTCACCGCAAGGGTGGccagtggaatatttaaccaaaTCCCTCCGCTGCCcgccggccgtcgtcagggaagtgaAGCAGGCGAGTGAGATAGAGAGGGGCAATGTTCTGGGGTACAGTGAGCGatgtgtgcccgaccacacagacggcccgccagtcaagCGACTGTATCACAGAGGacagggtcactcaggtgacttGCCAGTTGACTGTGGCAAGTGCGGTGaggaggtggccagcttcctacacagtctacAAGTTGGAGTTG TTCAAACAACCTCAAATACCACCGCCATCTTCTCCAGTGGCAGTGCGGCACCACTTGCTCTGAAATGGAGTGATGTGCTGGTGCTGTATCATGATGCTGTTAGTGAAAACGCTGGTGTAGTGACGGCACTCAGATCATCAGGTATTCCAGTGCAGGTGAAGAGAATGAtgaaggacgatgacatcaagGACCTAGCCTTGGCTCACAGGGATGTGGTGTGGGTGCTTGGTGGATATCACGTTCATGGATTGGAGAGAAAGGTTGTTGTCTGCCTGGACCCAGAAGCCTCTTGCGATAATCCTACCATGGATGTTGGATTTAGACTGCATTACATGTCCAGATGTACATCTcagcttgtgattgtctcctcTGGTGACTAG